The following are encoded together in the Ignavibacteriales bacterium genome:
- a CDS encoding VCBS repeat-containing protein, with amino-acid sequence MKKSLLLILFVLTSSVNLYSQNGWTQITDTNNPVVTDSFPRGYPGTAWIDFDNDGILDLFANNDYLYKGLADGNFIPNLSFKGQTSPLVPPNGVIGSGSSWADYDNDGDLDMFIASGKSFLFRNDGGGIFTKITSGAIADSIGNRGWTCTWGDYDNDGNVDLLIVHPAGFVPGGSIPNVLFHNDGPPNYTFTKVTGYEFVTLLAPYTVATWSDYDTDGDIDLFIGSGPAGVAAKDYLYKNLLIDNGVVDFERITSAPLGTDLQDGQVYNWIDYDNDGDLDAFLTNYTGAQNRLYKNDNGFFTNVAGNLALPGVSCLANSWGDFDNDGFLDVVITSEGQTYYFKNNGDGTFENQATVFTQAAFERGVTIGDYENDGDLDIHISGLTPGRGIFRNDNANGNHWLILKLIGEESNKSAIGTRIKLKSMIGGTPMWQQRDVSAQNSFNGQNSLDVHFGLSDAAIIDSLIILWPSGNIDMITNLPVDQYKTITEGDFTGVDESGNVVPGVFYLDQNYPNPFNPSTKISWQSPIGIHQTLKVYDVLGKEIATLVDEFRSAGNLSIEFDSSKLVSGIYFYQLKIAGFVQTRKMILLK; translated from the coding sequence ATGAAAAAATCTCTTCTTCTAATTCTTTTTGTTTTAACCTCAAGCGTAAATCTTTATTCTCAAAACGGCTGGACACAAATCACCGATACAAATAATCCCGTTGTTACTGATTCATTCCCAAGAGGCTATCCCGGCACAGCGTGGATTGATTTTGATAACGATGGAATCCTGGACTTATTTGCAAATAACGATTATCTCTACAAAGGGTTGGCTGATGGAAACTTTATTCCGAATCTATCCTTTAAAGGTCAAACCTCACCCCTGGTTCCGCCAAATGGTGTAATAGGAAGCGGAAGCAGTTGGGCGGATTACGACAATGATGGCGACCTTGATATGTTTATCGCAAGCGGTAAATCTTTTTTATTCAGAAATGATGGGGGCGGAATTTTCACGAAAATAACTTCCGGCGCTATTGCTGATAGTATTGGCAATCGAGGCTGGACGTGCACCTGGGGAGATTATGATAATGATGGTAATGTAGATCTACTAATTGTACATCCAGCAGGTTTCGTACCTGGAGGATCAATACCGAATGTTCTTTTTCACAATGATGGACCTCCAAATTATACTTTTACCAAAGTGACTGGATACGAATTCGTTACACTGCTTGCTCCTTATACGGTTGCAACCTGGTCAGATTATGATACGGATGGTGATATAGATTTATTTATTGGAAGTGGTCCAGCTGGTGTTGCAGCTAAAGATTATTTATATAAAAATTTATTAATAGATAATGGAGTTGTTGATTTTGAACGAATCACTTCAGCACCATTGGGCACCGATCTTCAGGATGGACAAGTTTATAACTGGATTGACTATGACAACGATGGTGATCTTGATGCTTTTTTAACAAATTATACTGGTGCACAAAACAGACTTTATAAAAATGATAACGGGTTTTTTACAAACGTTGCAGGCAACTTGGCACTGCCAGGCGTAAGCTGTCTGGCTAATAGTTGGGGTGATTTTGACAACGATGGTTTTTTAGATGTTGTAATTACAAGTGAAGGGCAAACGTACTACTTTAAAAATAATGGTGATGGAACTTTTGAAAACCAGGCTACCGTATTTACACAGGCAGCATTTGAGCGTGGTGTAACGATTGGCGATTATGAAAATGATGGTGACCTGGATATTCATATTTCGGGGTTAACTCCAGGTAGAGGAATCTTTAGAAATGATAATGCAAATGGAAATCATTGGTTGATATTAAAACTAATTGGTGAAGAATCAAATAAATCTGCAATTGGAACGAGGATAAAATTAAAATCAATGATAGGTGGAACTCCAATGTGGCAGCAGAGAGATGTTTCAGCACAGAATAGTTTTAATGGTCAAAATAGTCTTGATGTCCATTTTGGATTAAGTGATGCTGCAATAATTGATTCATTAATAATTCTCTGGCCCAGCGGAAATATTGACATGATAACTAATCTTCCGGTTGATCAGTATAAAACAATAACTGAGGGAGATTTTACTGGCGTTGATGAAAGCGGAAATGTAGTTCCGGGGGTTTTTTATTTAGATCAAAACTACCCAAATCCTTTTAATCCAAGTACAAAGATTAGTTGGCAGTCACCTATAGGCATTCATCAAACATTAAAAGTATATGATGTTCTTGGAAAGGAGATAGCCACATTAGTTGATGAATTTAGATCAGCAGGAAATCTTTCGATTGAATTTGATTCGAGTAAACTCGTATCAGGGATTTATTTTTATCAATTAAAAATTGCTGGATTTGTACAGACTCGTAAAATGATTTTGCTAAAATAG